The Toxoplasma gondii ME49 chromosome XII, whole genome shotgun sequence genome includes a region encoding these proteins:
- the ROM6 gene encoding rhomboid protease ROM6 (encoded by transcript TGME49_245590~Gene product name based on ToxoDB Community Expert Annotation.): protein MKKSAGPFIASWRPFVGLPVSLERGKTFSRVLGICTYTPGIRRQMLLSGVSVIPPPLSKNFFRHAHLTGFSPFSSSCRRLFAQNESDVAPFVCRIPNQSVAPGDTQWSVSPVGVHCEHWLKTRCFPGLPAAVFGSHQQVEAALLQRGLSPAKDASERVRSATGEDLVRRERPTSEAGSHPPLPSRSSVSAFQLRSRCDPAVSGPSDSAPCGLSQTSFSLRSSSSSGATTPFSVPAVCPVFLCRSLPRLSGRFSRTRFGKQRKRTEEQEDSKDFDTGPLSSGSIFTVLVGSLLFFDVLRSGLYEHRKLLGAFLMTNAAVFTGWRLAATAGNGTWWTFLMRHFVLCRENLASARIYTFVTSSLSHKSTGHLIFNLFVINQLFRLLSFDLSDRDFASLFGLAALCGGLGHLLVSRQPVLGASAFAYALLWTEATRHSREMFRILPIPFFPLTALQLVQVAMCLEAAMAFLARPAFLARFPASRLLRFAQGISWSGHLGGLAAGCLYSWYKRRVEGDRSWQSFWELCRTYGTSDWRFTWQDLKASTTIFLLECKVMLASTDKERRVLIMRLDKLRREKQLRRQAVSLGGIFH, encoded by the exons ATGAAGAAATCAGCTGGACCTTTCATCGCGTCTTGGCGGCCTTTTGTAGGTCTGCCGGTCTCCCTAGAGCGAGGGAAGACGTTTTCACGTGTGCTCGGCatctgtacgtacaccccaggAATACGGCGCCAGATGCTTCTGTCGGGAGTTTCAGTCATTCCACCGCCTTTGTCCAAGAATTTTTTCAGGCACGCGCATCTGACAGGTTTTTCGCCATTTAGCTCTTCGTGTCGTCGTCTCTTTGCACAGAATGAAAGTGATGTTGCGCCCTTTGTCTGCCGTATCCCAAATCAATCCGTCGCACCGGGCGACACGCAGTGGTCTGTGTCGCCGGTGGGAGTTCACTGTGAGCACTGGCTCAAAACGAGGTGTTTTCCTGGTTTACCGGCGGCGGTTTTTGGCTCACATCAACAGGTCGAAGCCGCCTTGCTGCAGAGAGGCCTTTCCCCTGCAAAGGATGCGTCAGAACGAGTCCGCAGCGCGACTGGCGAAGATCTGGTCCGTCGGGAGAGGCCGACTTCAGAGGCTGGCTCTCATCCCCCGCTTCCGTCTCGATCGTCCGTATCTGCTTTTCAGCTGAGATCTCGTTGCGATCCTGCGGTGTCAGGTCCGAGTGATTCGGCCCCCTGTGGCTTGTCGCagacttctttctctcttcgctcttcgtcgtcttcgggCGCCACAACTCCCTTTTCTGTGCCAGCGGTTTGCCCCGTCTTTCTGTGTcggtctctgcctcgcctgtCCGGTCGTTTCTCGAGAACGCGATTtggaaaacagaggaagcgaaccgaggaacaagaagactCGAAGGACTTTGACACCGGCCCTCTCTCGTCTGGTTCCATCTTTACAGTCCTTGTAggctctctgctcttcttcgacgttCTGCGGAGTGGTCTGTACGAACATCGGAAGCTTCTCGGAGCGTTCTTGATGACCAACGCCGCTGTCTTCACCGGCTGGCGGCTCGCCGCTACGGCAGGGAATGGAACGTGGTGGACTTTCTTGATGCGCCACTTTGTGCTCTGTCGCGAGAACCTCGCAAGCGCGCGCATTTATACTTTCGTCACGTCCT cgtTGAGCCACAAGAGCACAGGCCACTTGATTTTCAACTTGTTCGTGATCAACCAgctgtttcgtctcctctccttcgaccTCTCCGACCGGGactttgcgtctctcttcggccTGGCGGCTCTCTGTGGGGGCTTGGGCCATCTTTTGGTCTCCCGGCAGCCCGTCCTCGGCGCCTCGGCCTTCGCCTATGCCCTTTTGTGGACTGAAGCGACTCGCCACTCAAGGGAAATGTTTCGAATTCTTCCGATTCCCT TTTTTCCGCTCACGGCGCTGCAGCTCGTGCAGGTGGCGATGTGCCTCGAGGCGGCGATGGCCTTTCTCGCGAGACCGgcttttctcgcgcgtttcccagcctcgcggcttctgcgcTTTGCCCAAGGCATCTCCTGGTCTGGGCACCTGGGCGGCCTTGCCGCCGGCTGTCTCTACAGTTGGTACAAGCGGCGCGTGGAGGGCGACCGATCGTGGCAGAGCTTCTGGGAGCTGTGCAGAACTTACGGAACGTCGGACTG GCGTTTCACCTGGCAAG ATCTGAAGGCGTCCACAACGATTTTCCTCCTCGAGTGCAAAGTTATG TTGGCGTCGACGGACAAGGAACGCAGAGTCCTCATCATGCGCCTCGACAAGttgagacgagagaagcagctgaggcGCCAGGCAGTTTCCCTAGGCGGGATTTTCCATTAA
- a CDS encoding hypothetical protein (encoded by transcript TGME49_245600~Signal peptide predicted by SignalP 2.0 HMM (probability 1.000) with cleavage site probability 0.914 at residue 21) codes for MRLLLATLTLLTALLPAAVFAAPAIASPASQSHGVEAEKVDISSEEAEGIEAFSEEASEESPTAAADSLKPKDEETLKSSAATRQAGRKRRVYSRLVTSPSYDMTATSYSKLNSYSVPWYTPTTYSQYDYETSYYYPSTKTHYTSDTYAAPLSTKTESIPDFSYRTTYRPATAYYSRPITTYYTRSTDYAPYAKDAGEYSTRQYYYRPRTTLYRPMTTYYAPATTETTYSKDSDFESYSLDYAPSKSYSRTTYRPAAFSTYEYAPSKSYSLADSKGSDIEEYDATYSSKPYYSRSGFYSQRAIPAAYRTAYGRPTTTYTYPVVTRTTRFLQNRQNPLKKIPGGTNARTAAETTAHAPSSSPEDGAYEQLEASDKHSAGTTSSRGESKESAGRPAAEPALPETEKLGKKLGAEREESNPIGEEASESQR; via the coding sequence ATGAGGCTCCTTCTCGCCACATTGACCCTGCTTACGGCCCTTTTGCCCGCAGCAGTTTTTGCTGCCCCTGCGATTGCCAGTCCGGCATCACAAAGTCATGGAgtcgaggcagaaaaagTTGACATTTCCTcagaggaggcggagggaaTCGAGGCTTTCTCGGAGGAGGCCTCAGAAGAGTCGCCCACGGCAGCTGCGGACTCACTCAAGCCGAAGGATGAGGAGACCTTGAAATCTTCCGCTGCAACACGACAGGCGGGACGGAAAAGACGCGTGTATAGCCGCCTGGTAACATCACCGTCCTATGACATGACCGCGACCTCGTACTCAAAGTTGAACTCCTACTCGGTGCCATGGTACACTCCCACGACATACTCGCAATACGATTACGAGACGTCGTACTATTACCCATCGACGAAAACGCACTACACATCTGACACCTACGCTGCTCCTTTATCTACCAAAACAGAGAGCATTCCTGACTTCAGCTACAGAACGACGTACCGTCCAGCTACGGCATACTACAGCCGACCGATCACTACATACTACACCCGGAGCACCGATTACGCACCATACGCGAAGGACGCTGGAGAATACTCAACCCGTCAGTATTACTACCGGCCCCGGACAACGCTTTACAGGCCAATGACCACATATTATGCGCCAGCCACGACGGAGACCACATACTCTAAGGACTCAGACTTCGAGAGCTACTCCCTTGATTATGCACCCAGCAAGAGCTACAGCCGCACAACGTATCGTCCAGCAGCATTTTCCACGTATGAATATGCACCTTCAAAGAGTTATTCTCTCGCGGACTCAAAGGGGTCGGATATAGAGGAATATGACGCAACATATTCCTCAAAACCGTACTACAGCCGGTCCGGTTTCTACTCGCAACGCGCGATACCTGCAGCGTACCGAACCGCTTATGGTCGGCCGACGACTACCTACACATACCCGGTGGTGACCCGGACGACTCGATTCCTTCAGAACCGCCAAAACCCTCTCAAGAAGATTCCGGGTGGAACAAATGCTCGCACTGCGGCAGAAACAACCGCCCACGCACCCAGCAGTTCTCCCGAGGACGGGGCGTACGAACAACTCGAAGCTTCTGACAAACATAGTGCCGGAACAACAAGCAGCAGAGGTGAATCAAAGGAGTCTGCGGGGCGGCCAGCGGCCGAGCCAGCTCtgccagagacagaaaaactcGGGAAGAAATTGGGCGCGGAAAGAGAGGAATCGAACCCAATTGGTGAAGAGGCGAGTGAATCGCAGCGATAG